One window of Bactrocera tryoni isolate S06 chromosome 2, CSIRO_BtryS06_freeze2, whole genome shotgun sequence genomic DNA carries:
- the LOC120768249 gene encoding multiple epidermal growth factor-like domains protein 10 has product MLRAHLIVLFLVGIAPVREVRAAFCTKYGPDAKVIRICCPGYEGDGVNCVPYCRRGCINGVCVKPDFCECHEGFAKHNGPHSPCEPIATELREPQAPSCHERCSNGTCVDDSCTCAQGWLLQQHEGRDICVPQCNGGCVNGYCSAANNCVCYEGFEAQASNQRECVRRSSSGALWTQLAQMNRILTALLLISCYYAYWSTINTHTAHHSKCDLKRRVNDKR; this is encoded by the exons ATGCTCAGAGCgcatttaattgtattatttttagtcGGAATCGCGCCAGTACGAGAAGTTCGTGCCGCTTTTTGTACAAAATACGGACCA GATGCCAAAGTTATCAGAATTTGTTGTCCCGGCTATGAGGGAGACGGTGTGAATTGTGTGCCATACTGCAGGCGGGGTTGCATAAATGGTGTGTGTGTTAAACCAGACTTTTGTGAGTGCCATGAAGGATTTGCCAAACACAATGGACCGCACTCGCCGTGCGAACCGATCGCAACAGAACTTCGTGAACCGCAGGCACCCAGCTGCCACGAGCGCTGCAGCAATGGCACCTGCGTGGACGACTCATGCACCTGTGCGCAGGGCTGGCTGCTGCAACAGCACGAAGGACGCGATATTTGTGTGCCACAGTGTAACGGCGGTTGTGTTAACGGTTATTGCAGTGCAGCGAATAACTGCGTTTGCTATGAAGGCTTCGAGGCGCAAGCCTCTAATCAACGCGAGTGTGTTCGACGCTCAAGCAGTGGCGCACTGTGGACGCAATTAGCGCAAATGAATAGGATTCTAACCGCGCTGCTGCTGATCAGCTGTTATTACGCGTATTGGAGCACTATAAATACGCACACAGCGCATCACTCGAAGTGTGACCTGAAACGCAGAGTCAACGACAAACGATAA